A stretch of DNA from Mucilaginibacter daejeonensis:
ACCGACTATATATTACAAGGCATCAATGGCGGTGAGTATTGCAGTGCCATCAAGAAAGATGAGCGCACTGCCCATTTGCCAGTGATCATTTTGTCAGGCTTTGGCAAGGTGTTGCATTCGCTTGGAGATTATCAGGCAGATCTGATCATTGATAAGCCCTTTGACAATAGCGATCTATTGCAAGAGGTGGCTAAACTCATGGGATCAGGTACTTGATAGGGATGGTTCTTGCGAATCGTCACCAAATCTAAAAAAGAACCTCGATCGATCATGATCAGAACAAGCGAACATTACAGCCGCAACCAAGGGCGATCAAAGTAAGCGGTCCTCATTACGGTTCGACGTGGATATCCTTCGGCTGCGAACATGGTTGATGAAGCCGATTTGAAGATCCAATTTCATTCGATCAACGGCCAATCGGTCTCCTCCCAGCAATATCACATCTGAGGATCGGCAAGTGGATTCTCCGTTCTAATGAACGATCTTTTTGAGCCAGTTAGCTATCACCTGTAATGCCTGCGGCGAGAACGAGGACCTGA
This window harbors:
- a CDS encoding response regulator; the protein is MFKKHILVIEDDADIREVLTTILTEEGYEVTTREEANDVVKEVLDIGPDLIITDYILQGINGGEYCSAIKKDERTAHLPVIILSGFGKVLHSLGDYQADLIIDKPFDNSDLLQEVAKLMGSGT